A region of Lepeophtheirus salmonis chromosome 13, UVic_Lsal_1.4, whole genome shotgun sequence DNA encodes the following proteins:
- the LOC121128693 gene encoding uncharacterized protein translates to METNRVLILHFLSFCLFQTSFGILSNTTCEDTNETDCQSSIGSDIKSCFDAAFQYTCPKSCGVCDAKCRDNNGACYRDGVEECFLPHIAKDCRKTCAGCDECEDLISIEFCELYQNQCNTDASIRYSCRKTCGLCKSDCNNAYYDDVVCEEYKARNNCDDVLRSTKMKEMCKKTCYNITQYSHPIHLQVLQGIRTE, encoded by the exons ATGGAAACAAACCGAGTACTGATCCTACATTTCTTGAGCTTCTGTTTGTTTCAGACAAGTTTTGGAATTTTGTCGA ACACTACCTGTGAAGATACCAATGAAACCGACTGTCAATCATCAATAGGCTCTGACATAAAATCTTGCTTCGACGCTGCGTTTCAGTACACTTGCCCTAAATCTTGTGGTGTTTGTGatg CTAAATGTAGAGACAATAACGGTGCTTGCTATAGAGATGGTGTAGAGGAATGCTTTCTACCCCATATTGCAAAGGATTGTCGAAAAACATGTGCCGGATGTGACG AATGTGAGGACCTGATTTCTATTGAATTTTGTGAACTGTATCAAAATCAATGCAACACTGATGCTTCCATTCGATATTCTTGTCGAAAAACCTGCGGCTTATGCA agaGTGATTGTAATAATGCATATTATGACGATGTAGTTTGTGAAGAATACAAAGCTAGAAACAACTGTGATGATGTTCTTCGTtcaacaaaaatgaaagaaatgtgCAAGAAAACCTGTTACAACATAACCCAGTACAGCCATCCCATACATTTACAGGTGTTGCAAGGAATAAGAACAGAATAA